The Chrysiogenia bacterium genome includes the window GTCTACCGCGACGAGCTCGAGACCCTCTGCGACCAGCTCGCCGAGAGCGGCCTCGAAGACGTGGAATCCCTGCTGGCTGAGGAAGTGGACCTCCCGCCCCGGCTGGCAAAGCTGCGCGAGCGGGTGGCCGAGCTGGTCGAGCTGCTCAACAGCGAGGTGGACCGGATCGAGGAGTCTGGCTGCGTGGTCAAGGACCTGGACGCCGGACTCGTGGATTTCTACTCGCGCCGCGAGGGCGAGGACATCCTCCTCTGCTGGCAGCACGGGGAGCCCGAGATCCTGTTCTGGCACGGGGTGGGCGACGGCTTTGCCGGACGCCGCCCGGTAGAGGGCCTGGGCCCTCGCCGCCGCCTGAACTGAACGGAGAACACGCATGCTTTTCGTCATCATCGGCCACGACAGCGACAAGGCGCAGGAGCTGCGCCCCATTCACCGCGAGGAACACCTTGCCGGGCTGCGCAAGCTGCTCGACGCGGGCAAGCTCGTGATCGCCGGCCCCTTTACCGACAAGACCGGCAGCCTGGTCATCATCGACGCCGCTGATCAGGCCGAGGCCGACCGGATTGCCGCGGGCGACCCTTACGTGCGCGAGGGGATCTTCGCTTCCTATGAAGTGAAACCCTACCTGCAGGTCTACCCCGAGACGAAGTAAGCGATTTCCTTCCACGAACAAAAAACGGGCCCCGCAAAGCGGGGCCCGTTTTCGTAGGGACAATTCAAAAGTGAGCTAGTTCAGCGTGCTTGGATCCACCTGGCTGCGCGCGTAACCAAAGGCCATGCGCGCGGTGTTGAGGGCTTCGTGCAGTGTGACGTAGCGATCGATGATGGTCTCGGCTTCGAGCATCTGCTGCTTCTCACCCGGATCGAGCTGGAGGATTTGCGATGCAATGGCCACGAGCTGATTGTCGTCGAGCTTGTGCAGGTCGTTCTCGTTCACGCTCTCGCCGCGAAGCTGCGCCAGCAGAATCGGCAGTTCATGGACGAGGCCCTGGCGCAGCTCCATCACGCCCTGGCGTTCCTGGGGGCTTGCCTGCATGGGGCAGTGGTCCACGCGTACCTGCCGATACAGGGTGGATGCTTCAACCTCGCGGTTGATGCGGAAGCGCTGCGCGCCCACCAGCACGATCAGGTAGCGCCCGTCGGGCAGCGACTGATGCTGGGCAATCACGCCCGCGCAGCCCACCGGATTGACGCCGGGCTGCTCGTAGTAGCTGGATTCGTAGCCCTTGTTGAGCTGGGTGATGCCGATGACACGGCTGCCATCAAGGGAGTCACGAACCATCTGGCGATAGCGTGGTTCGAAGACGTGAAGGGGAAGAACCTCACTGGGAAGCAGGACTGTTCCTGGCAAAGGGAAGATGGGGATCACCTCAGGAATCTGAAGACTCGCCATGTTGGACTCCTTCTGCACTGTGCTGACGCTGCCGGCCGCCCTCCTCCTCAAACTCCTACTTTCATCATTCTACAAAATCCGTACCTGCCAGCCAACGAAAAGTGCATTTCCTTGTCTTTATGATCCAACGGCCACAGGAAACGCGCGTTGAGCTAAATCACCAAGTTCATTGAATTCCGTTGCGCAGCGCGTCGCGCTTTTTCGCAAATAGCCTGATTTAATTGTGCTCACTGCAGGCGCTGGTTGCCGCGAAAACGGGCAGAGACGAGCCCTTTGCCGCCTCCTGCGCACTGTTGTAACGTCGAGGCACCGGCGATGGGATCGCGCGACCCGGCGCGTCAAATAGCCGCGTAAATGAATGAAAATTCTCAGGATTTAGCCCCATGGCCGAAGCGATGATGAAAGCCGCCGTCTACCGCGGCAGGGATGACGTGAGATACGAGGATGTCCCCGTGCCGAACATCGAGGCGGGTGAGATCCTCGTGCGCGTTCACGTGTGCGGCCTTTGCCAGTCGGACATCAAGAAAATTCATTACGGCCTGCAGGATGCCCCGCGCATCTTCGGCCACGAAACCACCGGTGAAGTCGAGCGCATCGGCGAAGGCGTCTCCCACGTGAGCGTCGGGCAGCGCGTCGTCTTTCACCATCACATCCCGTGCATGGGTTGCCGATATTGTCTGAGCGGCAGCTACTCCATGTGCCCGACCTACAAGAACGTCACCACCACCGCGGGCTTTGAACCGGCCGGCGGCGGTTTTGCCGAATACGTGCGCATCCCGCCGCACATTGCCCGCCACGGCGTGATCCCCGTTCCCGAGGGTGTGAGCTACGAGGCCGCGAGCTTCGTCGAGCCGCTCAACTGCGTAATCAAAGCCCTCGACAAGGCGCGCATTGTCCCGGGCGAGCGCGTGCTCGTCCAGGGCGCGGGCCCTATGGGGCTGCTCTTCACCCAGGCGCTGGTAAGCTACGGCACCTTCCCCATCGTCACCGACCTCATCGAAAAGCGACTGGAGCTGGCCGCCACTCTTGGCGCTGCCCACACCTTCCTGGCCAATGATGAGAAACTCGCAGGCAAGATCAGTGAAGCCACCGAGGGGTACGGCGTCGATGCAACCATGGTCGCGGTTCCCAGCGTGCCGGCCGCGCGGGCGGCGATCGAGCTCACCCGCAAGGGCGGGCGCATCCTGCTCTTTGCCGAATTCCCTCCCGGGACGAAGCTCGAACTCGATCCCAACATCATTTACGCCCGGGAGATTGATCTCATTGGAAGCTATTCCTCCTCGTTCAAGCTCCAGCAGGTTGCCGCCGATCTGATTTTCTCCGGGCGCGTGAAAACCGAGCCGCTCGTGAGCCATCGCTTCGCGCTCTCCCAGCTCTCCGAGGCGATCACGCTGGCCACCAATCCCGACCCCACGACCTACAAGATTCTGATTCACCCCGACAGCGCGACAGCAGGAGGCACCGCCTGATGCGCGCGGTGCGCCTGCTGGGCGCCGATCAGGTGGAGATCACGGAGGTCGAACTCCCCTCACCAGCTCCGGGTGAGGTTCAGGTGCGCGTGCACACGGCAACGACTTGCGGGACGGATTTGAAGGTCTTCCACCGCGGCGGCCACGCCCGGATGCTCAAGGCCCCGTGCCTGTTCGGGCACGAAGGCGCCGGTGAGGTCTGCGCGCTGGGTGAGGGTGTTGGCGAATTCTCCGTCGGGGACCGCGTGGTCTGGAACAATTCCGCTCCCTGCGGGGAGTGTTTCTACTGCAAGAAAGGCGACCCCTCCCTCTGCGAGGACCTGCTCTTTTTGAACGGCACCTATGCCGAGCGCGTGAACATCCCGGCGCGCCTGGTGGCCAAGAACCTGCTCCACATTCCAGAGGGGCTTTCCTACGATCTGGCCGCCATGAGCGAGCCGCTCGCCTGCGTGCTCCATGGCGCCGAAAAGATCGGTATCACCGCCGGTGAGACGATTGTGCTGCTGGGTGATGGCGGCATCGGGCTCATGTTTGTGACGGCGGCCGCGCTGGCCGGGGCAAAGATCTGCGTTATCGGCGGCAGCGACCGGCGGCTTGAAGTGGCGCGCCAGCTCGGCGCGACCGCGACGCTCAACCGGCATGAGGGGAAAGACGCGCGCCAGTGGCTGGCCAAGCAGAGCGGAGAGTCCCACGGCGCCGACGCCGTCATTGAAGCGGTGGGCCGCCCCGAGGCATGGAACGACGCGGTGGACATGGCGCGAAAAGGCGGCCGGGTGCTGCTGTTTGGCGGCTGCGCAAAGGACACCAGCGTCACCTTCGATACTGAGCGTATTCACTACGACGCGATCACCCTGATGGGCGTTTTTCACAACACTCCGCGCCACCTGCGCGAGGCGCTCAAGGTGCTCTCCGGCCCCGGCGGCGAGTCACTGCGCGCGTTGCTCGACGTGCCCATGAGCCTTGAGCAGCTCCCCAGGGCTTTTGCCCGCATGGATGCGCGCGAAGCTCTCAAGGTCCCCATCCGGCCGCAGGGCTGACATGGGTTTGGCAAGCCAAACCCGCTTCTCCTAGAGCCGTCCCTTGGCCTGTTTTTCCAGAATTGCTGTGACGTAGGCGTCGATCATCTTGAGCGCATCAAGGTCGACGTCGGTGAACTTCACGCCGATGCCCGGCGCTTCGTTGCCGTCGGAGGGCCGGTGGTGTTGCACCGTGCCGGTTACTTCGACCTCGCGCCGGGTCATGGGAAGGTGAATAACCAGTTTGAGCTCGGTCCCCACGGGCGGAACTTTGTCCATCTGAATGAACAGACCGCCCTTGGAGATGTTCTCGGTATATTGCTGCAGAAAAGCCTTGGGGCTCTTGAACTTGACCGTCAGCCGCGAATCCGCGCGCGGGTAATCGCGCCGTTCATCACTCATTGCTTTGCCAAACCTCGATGCAGTCCGAACGTCCCTGGCAGGCTGAGGGCCCGCCGATCCCGACCGTTATGAAAGTCTGGCGCCCCTGTCCGGTTGAGTCAATGCGATTGAGCGGGCCGTTGCGTGACTAGAGGGAGGCAAAGATGTCCTTGACCTCCTCACTTGTGAGGCGCGACACAGAGGTCACCTTGTCGGAAAACTCACGCACCGTCGCCGGCGTGTTGATTCCCATGTCCACCAGGATGCTGAAAACGCTGACTTCCATGCGCTCTTTCGCGCGCTTGAAATCGGCAAGCCAGCGCGGGCTGACCACGCAGTCACCGTCGGTAATGAACACGATGTCGCCGCGTTGCTTGGAACCCTCTTCCAGACTGTGAATGGCTGCCTGTAACGGCTTCTCGAAGTCGGTGCCGCCGCCGATGAAATACTCAGCCAGCAACTCGATCTTTTCGAGCCGCTCCTCGGGGCGCTCACCCTTGGGGAACTCCATCAGCTTGAGCGGGTCTTTCTTGGAACCGAAGTGGATCGCGCGGAAGTCGCGTTTCTGGCGCGTGGCGATGTCCAGCAGCGCCAGCGTGACGGCCTTGCTCCAGAGTTCCTTTTCGCCTTCCATGGAGTACGAACCGTCGATGCAGACCACCAGGGCGCCCTTGCCCTTCTCGTCTTCGCCGCGGATGTTGTACTGGAGAAGCTTTCCCTCCAGATAGCGGCGCTTGAAGTCCTTGCGCAGCACCGGATGCTTGAGCGCCACAAGCTCCGTGGGAATGAGCCGCGAGATCTCGTTGCCCATCATCACGTCGTACATCTCTTCGTACTGGTCCTGCTCACGCTTTTTCTGCTGGGCCAGCGCGAGGCGCTTGAACTTGCCGACCATCTTCGCGAGCTTCTTGAGCTTTTCCGAACCGCGCAGCTTCTTGGCCAGCATCAGGCGCTGATTGATGGAGAGCCGCTGCATGGCGCCGGCTTCGTCGCCAAAGCCCTCCATGAGTTGCATGTTCTCCTGCAGATCTTCAAGCGCCTGCTCATAACC containing:
- a CDS encoding alcohol dehydrogenase catalytic domain-containing protein, translating into MKAAVYRGRDDVRYEDVPVPNIEAGEILVRVHVCGLCQSDIKKIHYGLQDAPRIFGHETTGEVERIGEGVSHVSVGQRVVFHHHIPCMGCRYCLSGSYSMCPTYKNVTTTAGFEPAGGGFAEYVRIPPHIARHGVIPVPEGVSYEAASFVEPLNCVIKALDKARIVPGERVLVQGAGPMGLLFTQALVSYGTFPIVTDLIEKRLELAATLGAAHTFLANDEKLAGKISEATEGYGVDATMVAVPSVPAARAAIELTRKGGRILLFAEFPPGTKLELDPNIIYAREIDLIGSYSSSFKLQQVAADLIFSGRVKTEPLVSHRFALSQLSEAITLATNPDPTTYKILIHPDSATAGGTA
- a CDS encoding LON peptidase substrate-binding domain-containing protein, encoding MASLQIPEVIPIFPLPGTVLLPSEVLPLHVFEPRYRQMVRDSLDGSRVIGITQLNKGYESSYYEQPGVNPVGCAGVIAQHQSLPDGRYLIVLVGAQRFRINREVEASTLYRQVRVDHCPMQASPQERQGVMELRQGLVHELPILLAQLRGESVNENDLHKLDDNQLVAIASQILQLDPGEKQQMLEAETIIDRYVTLHEALNTARMAFGYARSQVDPSTLN
- a CDS encoding TIGR02266 family protein, with translation MSDERRDYPRADSRLTVKFKSPKAFLQQYTENISKGGLFIQMDKVPPVGTELKLVIHLPMTRREVEVTGTVQHHRPSDGNEAPGIGVKFTDVDLDALKMIDAYVTAILEKQAKGRL
- a CDS encoding DUF2203 domain-containing protein, with product VYRDELETLCDQLAESGLEDVESLLAEEVDLPPRLAKLRERVAELVELLNSEVDRIEESGCVVKDLDAGLVDFYSRREGEDILLCWQHGEPEILFWHGVGDGFAGRRPVEGLGPRRRLN
- a CDS encoding zinc-binding dehydrogenase, yielding MRAVRLLGADQVEITEVELPSPAPGEVQVRVHTATTCGTDLKVFHRGGHARMLKAPCLFGHEGAGEVCALGEGVGEFSVGDRVVWNNSAPCGECFYCKKGDPSLCEDLLFLNGTYAERVNIPARLVAKNLLHIPEGLSYDLAAMSEPLACVLHGAEKIGITAGETIVLLGDGGIGLMFVTAAALAGAKICVIGGSDRRLEVARQLGATATLNRHEGKDARQWLAKQSGESHGADAVIEAVGRPEAWNDAVDMARKGGRVLLFGGCAKDTSVTFDTERIHYDAITLMGVFHNTPRHLREALKVLSGPGGESLRALLDVPMSLEQLPRAFARMDAREALKVPIRPQG
- a CDS encoding VWA domain-containing protein translates to MAYVPKKPDRVRRPFEPEQPPEALPLHAHNVENDAFDRAMFNEMLEDSPVLQGLVERGGTVFTPFGALLQDIFSSLYKYNIKLNARDDMVRSNLQNRSYVEQILERPEYQQLRKFTILNEPAAAIGATSLAQHVLAEIEKRVADEANDLADQEQSLQDAAEELEALQDLLERMQDQPLEDEIRERLEAAQEQYDQAQAEYDEQAQDFDESSQDMQDMVERSIEQGYEQALEDLQENMQLMEGFGDEAGAMQRLSINQRLMLAKKLRGSEKLKKLAKMVGKFKRLALAQQKKREQDQYEEMYDVMMGNEISRLIPTELVALKHPVLRKDFKRRYLEGKLLQYNIRGEDEKGKGALVVCIDGSYSMEGEKELWSKAVTLALLDIATRQKRDFRAIHFGSKKDPLKLMEFPKGERPEERLEKIELLAEYFIGGGTDFEKPLQAAIHSLEEGSKQRGDIVFITDGDCVVSPRWLADFKRAKERMEVSVFSILVDMGINTPATVREFSDKVTSVSRLTSEEVKDIFASL